The proteins below come from a single Anaerolineales bacterium genomic window:
- a CDS encoding aldehyde dehydrogenase family protein, whose protein sequence is VACGIPTLMQSEFSEDIAPGIDEYMIRQPVGVCAIVAPFNFPGMIPFWFLPYALACGNTVIVKPSERCPITMQRVAELFETIDIPAGVFNLVNGGPETVDALLNHPIIRAISFVGSTPVARHVYSRGSASGKRVQAQGGAKNPVIVLPDADLEMTTRIVADSVFGNAGQRCLAASMAVTVGSVRDSFTQAIAQAASERVVGYGLDDGVTMGPVITPQSKQRIAGLIQQGLDEGAEMVLDGRRLVVPRYAKGNFLGPTILSDCPSAGKLANTEVFGPVLGMMHVETVDQAIELVNKSAFGNMACLFTGSGAAARKFRYEAQAGNIGINIGVAAPMAFFPFSGWKESFFGTLHGQARHAVEFFTQTKVVIERWPKEWSRQF, encoded by the coding sequence GTCGCCTGCGGCATCCCTACCCTGATGCAGAGCGAGTTCTCCGAGGACATCGCTCCCGGGATCGACGAGTACATGATCCGCCAGCCGGTCGGCGTATGCGCCATCGTCGCCCCATTCAACTTCCCGGGCATGATCCCGTTCTGGTTCCTGCCCTATGCCCTGGCCTGCGGCAACACCGTGATCGTCAAGCCGTCCGAGCGCTGCCCGATCACGATGCAGCGGGTGGCCGAGCTGTTCGAGACGATCGACATTCCTGCCGGTGTGTTCAACCTGGTCAACGGCGGTCCGGAAACGGTTGACGCCCTGCTCAACCATCCGATCATCCGGGCAATTAGCTTCGTCGGGTCGACGCCGGTGGCACGCCATGTCTACAGCCGCGGCTCGGCCAGCGGCAAGCGGGTGCAGGCCCAGGGCGGCGCCAAGAACCCGGTGATCGTTCTTCCGGATGCCGACCTGGAAATGACGACCCGCATCGTCGCCGACAGCGTGTTCGGCAATGCCGGCCAGCGCTGTCTAGCGGCCTCCATGGCCGTGACCGTGGGCAGCGTGCGCGATTCGTTCACCCAGGCGATCGCTCAGGCGGCGTCAGAGCGCGTCGTCGGGTACGGCCTGGATGACGGTGTGACGATGGGGCCGGTGATCACCCCCCAAAGCAAGCAGCGTATCGCAGGCCTGATCCAGCAGGGGTTGGACGAGGGCGCAGAGATGGTCCTCGATGGACGCCGCCTTGTCGTTCCACGCTACGCGAAGGGCAACTTCCTCGGGCCGACCATCTTGAGCGATTGTCCGTCAGCGGGCAAGCTGGCAAACACGGAAGTCTTCGGGCCGGTACTCGGGATGATGCACGTGGAGACCGTCGACCAGGCGATCGAGCTGGTTAACAAGAGCGCCTTCGGCAACATGGCCTGCCTGTTCACCGGCAGCGGGGCAGCGGCCCGCAAGTTCCGTTACGAGGCCCAGGCTGGCAACATCGGGATCAACATCGGCGTCGCCGCCCCGATGGCCTTCTTCCCCTTCAGCGGTTGGAAGGAATCCTTCTTCGGCACGCTCCACGGCCAGGCCCGGCACGCGGTCGAGTTCTTCACCCAGACCAAGGTTGTGATCGAGCGCTGGCCGAAGGAGTGGTCGCGGCAGTTCTGA
- a CDS encoding RES family NAD+ phosphorylase, whose product MSSAAWRIVKSRYAAEAFSGEGARRFGGRWTSSGRPAVYTAEHASLAVLEVLVHLGSPQVLSAYSILRCEFDPSLLRALAPTVLPVDWRASPAPASLRLIGDRWLAEQESAVLGVPSAVLPLEHNYLLNPLHPDFARVALGKAQLFEFDPRLT is encoded by the coding sequence ATGAGCTCGGCCGCCTGGCGGATCGTCAAGTCCCGCTACGCGGCCGAGGCCTTCAGCGGCGAAGGCGCCCGGCGATTCGGGGGACGCTGGACCAGCTCCGGACGGCCGGCGGTCTACACCGCCGAGCACGCCTCGCTGGCGGTGCTCGAAGTGCTGGTCCACCTGGGCAGCCCGCAGGTGTTGAGCGCCTACAGCATCCTGCGTTGTGAGTTCGATCCGTCGCTGCTGCGCGCCCTTGCTCCCACCGTCTTGCCGGTAGACTGGCGCGCTTCACCCGCGCCGGCTTCGCTGCGCCTGATCGGCGATCGCTGGCTGGCCGAGCAGGAATCGGCGGTGCTCGGCGTGCCTAGCGCCGTTCTCCCGCTCGAACACAACTACTTGCTGAATCCTCTGCACCCGGACTTCGCACGGGTTGCGCTGGGCAAGGCCCAGCTCTTTGAGTTCGACCCGCGCCTCACCTGA
- a CDS encoding DUF2384 domain-containing protein — protein sequence MTRQETPASREMGFAGRLGLKAENALQLADTIERGLSYRAFERLQTDMGVTHRELAGLVGISSRTLARRKAESRLQPEESERLVRASRIFDDAVMLFEGDKVAALNWLRLPARALAGRKPIEFARSEVGAREVENLIGRLEHGVFG from the coding sequence ATGACAAGGCAGGAGACGCCGGCGAGCCGCGAGATGGGTTTCGCGGGCAGGCTGGGGCTGAAGGCGGAGAACGCGCTGCAGCTGGCGGACACGATCGAGCGTGGCCTGTCCTACCGCGCCTTCGAGCGGCTGCAGACGGACATGGGAGTCACCCACCGCGAGCTGGCGGGGCTGGTGGGCATTTCATCACGCACGCTGGCCCGGCGCAAGGCCGAGAGCCGCCTGCAGCCGGAGGAGTCCGAGCGGCTGGTGCGGGCGTCGCGTATCTTCGACGATGCGGTGATGCTGTTCGAGGGCGACAAGGTGGCCGCGCTGAACTGGCTGCGCTTGCCGGCGCGGGCGTTGGCAGGACGCAAGCCAATCGAGTTCGCCCGCAGCGAGGTCGGCGCGCGCGAGGTCGAGAACTTGATCGGCCGGCTGGAGCATGGAGTGTTTGGATGA